A single window of Drosophila suzukii chromosome 3, CBGP_Dsuzu_IsoJpt1.0, whole genome shotgun sequence DNA harbors:
- the pug gene encoding C-1-tetrahydrofolate synthase, cytoplasmic isoform X2 produces the protein MASKFTYQLEPEEFLFGHGPNGEWKAEPAIKMSGAKIISGTAVAKSIREELRNDVGGFRKQLPNFVPGLRIVQVGGREDSNVYIRMKIKAATEIGIEAAHVQLPRSITEVELLDKINDLNEDPKVHGIIVQMPLDCDTSIDSHRITDAVSPEKDVDGLHTVNEGRLAIGDLGGFLPCTPWGCLELIRRSGVEIAGARAVVLGRSKIVGTPAAELLKWANATVTVCHSKTRNLEEITRTADILVVGIGVAEMVKGSWIKPGAVVIDCGINVKPDASKASGTRLVGDVDYEEALQVAGHLTPVPGGVGPMTVAMLMKNTVRSAARSLERLIRSEWALQPLPLKPLRPVPSDIVIARAQRPKDIAVLAKEIGLQAREVSLYGNKKAKISLSVLERLADKEAGHYVVVAGMTPTPLGEGKTTTLMGLVQALGSHKLRNTIAALRQPSQGPTFGIKGGAAGGGYSQVIPMEEFNLHLTGDIHAVSAANNLLAAQLDTRIFHENTQKDKALYDRLVPKVKGQRTFSPIQLRRLKKLGITKTDPDTLTEEEYGSFARLDIDPETIMWERVVDINDRYLRTITIGQSPTEKGISRETRFSISVASEIMAVLALSRCLEDMKQRLADMVVAFDKRGNPVTADDLGVTGALAVLLKDALEPNLMQSLEGNPVLVHAGPFANIAHGCNSIIADEIGLKLVGKDGFVCTEAGFGSDIGMEKFCNIKCRTSGRKPNAMVLVATVRAIKMHGGGAPVTPGAPLNKQYTEENLELVHKGLPNLLQHIANGKAFGMPVVVSLNAHSADTPAEHELVKKAALEAGAFAAVVSTHWADGGAGAVELADAVIKACEQGNQFRLLYDLELPLVDKMNKIATTMYGAGKVVLSPAAEEKVKRLTEAGFGNLPICMSKVSGSFTGDAKVKGAPKGFTLDVEDVYVSAGAGFVVAMCGEVTKMPGLPTRPAIYDIDLNTETGQIEGLF, from the exons ATGGCTTCAAAATTCACATATCAGTTGGAGCCGGAGGAATTTCTTTTCGGCCATGGCCCTAA CGGAGAGTGGAAAGCAGAGCCGGCGATCAAGATGAGCGGGGCCAAGATAATATCGGGCACAGCGGTGGCCAA ATCTATTCGCGAGGAGCTGCGCAACGATGTGGGGGGTTTTAGGAAACAATTGCCAAACTTTGTGCCCGGCTTGAGGATCGTTCAGGTGGGCGGACGTGAGGACTCCAACGTCTACATCCGCATGAAGATCAAGGCGGCTACCGAGATCGGCATCGAAGCCGCCCACGTCCAGCTGCCCCGATCCATCACCGAGGTGGAACTGCTCGATAAG ATTAACGATCTGAACGAGGATCCGAAGGTACATGGTATCATAGTGCAAATGCCCCTGGACTGCGATACTTCCATCGACTCGCATCGTATTACGGACGCCGTTTCTCCGGAAAAGGATGTTGACGGTCTGCACACGGTGAACGAGGGTCGTCTGGCCATTGGTGATCTTGGAGGCTTCCTGCCCTGCACACCGTGGGGCTGCCTGGAGCTCATCCGCCGCTCTGGAGTGGAGATCGCCGGAGCTAGGGCTGTGGTCCTTGGTCGCAGCAAGATCGTGGGCACTCCCGCCGCCGAGCTGCTTAAGTGGGCCAATGCCACCGTCACAGTTTGCCACTCGAAGACCCGCAACCTGGAGGAGATCACCCGAACTGCCGACATTCTAGTGGTTGGAATCGGCGTGGCTGAGATGGTCAAGGGCTCGTGGATAAAGCCAGGAGCCGTGGTCATCGATTGCGGCATCAATGTGAAGCCAG ACGCCAGCAAGGCCAGTGGCACTCGGCTGGTGGGGGACGTGGACTACGAGGAGGCTCTCCAGGTGGCAGGACATCTGACGCCCGTGCCCGGCGGCGTAGGACCCATGACGGTGGCCATGCTGATGAAGAACACCGTGCGATCGGCGGCACGATCCCTGGAGCGTCTGATCAGGAGTGAGTGGGCCCTGCAACCGCTTCCCCTGAAGCCGTTGCGTCCCGTACCCAGCGACATTGTGATTGCCCGTGCCCAAAGACCGAAGGACATTGCCGTGCTGGCCAAGGAGATCGGTTTGCAGGCGCGAGAGGTTTCCCTGTACGGCAACAAGAAGGCCAAGATCTCTCTGTCGGTGCTGGAGCGTCTGGCGGACAAGGAGGCGGGTCACTATGTTGTGGTGGCCGGCATGACACCCACTCCCTTGGGTGAGGGCAAGACAACCACGCTGATGGGCTTGGTCCAGGCTCTGGGATCTCACAAGCTGAGGAACACCATTGCTGCTCTCAGGCAGCCCTCCCAGGGTCCTACTTTCGGCATCAAGGGAGGAGCTGCTGGCGGCGGCTATTCACAGGTGATTCCCATGGAGGAGTTCAATCTCCATCTGACAGGCGACATCCATGCGGTGTCTGCAGCCAATAACTTGCTGGCCGCCCAACTGGACACCCGCATCTTCCACGAGAACACCCAAAAGGATAAGGCACTGTACGATAGATTGGTGCCCAAGGTTAAGGGTCAGCGAACTTTCAGCCCCATTCAGCTGCGCCGCCTCAAGAAACTGGGAATTACCAAGACCGATCCTGATACTCTTACTGAGGAGGAGTACGGATCCTTCGCTCGGCTGGACATCGATCCCGAGACCATCATGTGGGAACGTGTTGTGGACATCAACGATCGTTATCTGCGAACCATTACCATTGGACAATCGCCCACCGAGAAGGGAATCTCTAGGGAAACCCGGTTCTCCATCTCGGTGGCCAGCGAGATCATGGCTGTACTGGCGCTATCCCGTTGCCTGGAGGACATGAAGCAGCGACTGGCTGATATGGTGGTGGCTTTTGACAAACGGGGCAATCCCGTAACCGCTGACGATTTGGGTGTAACTGGTGCTTTAGCCGTCCTGCTCAAGGATGCCCTGGAACCCAACCTGATGCAGTCCCTGGAGGGAAATCCAGTGTTGGTGCACGCTGGTCCCTTTGCCAACATTGCTCACGGTTGCAACTCCATCATCGCCGATGAAATTGGCCTTAAGCTGGTGGGCAAGGATGGATTCGTCTGCACAGAGGCCGGATTCGGTTCGGATATTGGCATGGAGAAGTTCTGCAACATTAAGTGCCGCACATCCGGACGCAAACCGAACGCCATGGTGCTGGTGGCCACCGTTAGGGCCATCAAGATGCACGGAGGCGGAGCACCTGTCACCCCCGGAGCTCCCTTAAATAAGCAGTACACCGAGGAGAACCTGGAGCTCGTCCATAAGGGACTGCCCAATCTGCTGCAGCACATCGCCAACGGCAAGGCCTTCGGCATGCCTGTGGTTGTGAGCCTGAACGCTCATTCGGCGGACACTCCGGCGGAGCACGAGTTGGTCAAGAAGGCCGCTCTGGAGGCTGGTGCCTTCGCCGCCGTGGTCTCCACCCACTGGGCGGACGGAGGAGCCGGAGCCGTGGAGCTGGCCGATGCCGTGATCAAGGCCTGCGAGCAGGGCAACCAGTTCCGACTGCTGTACGATCTGGAACTGCCGCTGGTGGACAAGATGAACAAGATCGCCACGACGATGTACGGTGCTGGAAAGGTGGTGCTCTCGCCGGCGGCCGAGGAGAAAGTCAAGCGGCTCACGGAGGCG GGCTTTGGCAACCTTCCCATCTGCATGTCGAAGGTCTCCGGATCTTTTACGGGTGATGCCAAGGTCAAGGGCGCCCCCAAAGGTTTCACTCTGGACGTAGAGGATGTGTACGTTTCTGCTGGAGCCGGCTTTGTGGTCGCCATGTGCGGCGAGGTCACCAAAATGCCAGGTCTTCCCACCCGTCCGGCCATATATGACATCGATCTGAACACGGAAACCGGACAAATCGAGGGTCTTTTTTAA
- the LOC108010926 gene encoding probable methyltransferase-like protein 15 homolog has product MKRLLIPTRLRLDLLRLNSVEAKAAAAPPHVPVLCDTAIDYLQPVSGGIYFDMTFGAGGHTRRLLEKCPEAKVYALDRDPVAHQLAREMSESEEYKGRLIPLLGKFSDLPRLFKEHGLAKNSVDGMLFDFGCSSMQFDEALRGFSISRDGPLDMRMDGGHSGGVTAAEVLANVEEGDLVKILRTYGEEKAAKKIARGLIDARNALFKIETTRQLADIVENIMDGGSRKDKLRRPAHSATKTFQAIRIFVNNELNEINYGMVLANEILRQDGRLVTITFHSLEDTIVKRHINGNVLAGAANALPLKYSSYYAIDDPEMLESLTKKNWKQLHRHVIVPDAEEVAKNTRSRSAKLRAAVKTN; this is encoded by the coding sequence ATGAAGCGACTCCTAATACCCACTAGACTAAGACTGGATTTATTGAGGCTTAATTCTGTTGAAGCGAAGGCGGCTGCAGCTCCTCCCCATGTTCCCGTGCTCTGCGACACAGCCATTGATTATCTGCAACCCGTTTCCGGAGGCATCTATTTCGACATGACCTTCGGAGCTGGTGGCCACACGCGGCGTCTTCTCGAGAAGTGTCCCGAGGCAAAGGTCTACGCTTTGGATCGGGATCCAGTGGCCCACCAGCTGGCTCGCGAGATGAGCGAGTCGGAGGAGTACAAGGGCAGGCTGATTCCCCTCCTGGGAAAGTTTTCTGATTTGCCAAGACTTTTTAAAGAACATGGCCTGGCCAAGAACTCGGTGGACGGAATGCTCTTCGATTTCGGCTGCAGTTCCATGCAGTTCGATGAAGCGCTGCGGGGCTTTTCCATCTCCAGGGACGGACCGCTGGACATGCGAATGGATGGTGGCCATAGCGGAGGCGTTACAGCTGCCGAGGTGTTGGCCAACGTGGAGGAGGGCGATCTGGTGAAAATTCTGCGGACATATGGCGAGGAGAAAGCAGCAAAGAAGATAGCCAGAGGACTGATAGACGCACGCAATGCACTCTTCAAAATTGAGACCACCAGGCAGCTGGCGGATATAGTGGAAAACATCATGGACGGGGGATCCAGGAAAGACAAGCTTCGAAGACCCGCCCACTCGGCCACCAAGACCTTCCAAGCGATTCGCATATTTGTGAACAACGAGCTGAACGAGATCAACTACGGCATGGTTTTGGCCAATGAAATCCTCCGTCAGGATGGTCGCCTAGTGACCATCACCTTCCACTCGCTGGAGGACACCATCGTGAAGCGCCACATCAATGGAAACGTTTTGGCGGGAGCCGCCAATGCCTTGCCCCTGAAGTACTCCAGTTACTATGCCATAGACGATCCGGAAATGTTAGAATCGCTGACCAAGAAGAACTGGAAGCAGCTCCACCGCCATGTCATTGTACCAGATGCCGAGGAAGTGGCTAAAAATACCCGCAGTCGATCCGCCAAGCTGAGAGCAGCCGTTAAAACAAACTAA
- the pug gene encoding ubiquinol-cytochrome-c reductase complex assembly factor 2 isoform X3: MSAQYQRFLKVLEKWPAEKSKIGRDLGEQIRKQVTKLTSLEGGATDKGLDRQIEALERLCNNVYAKKYPRTYESTATGLTAAQCSQVLSSEFLQYLNEGAGSKKK, encoded by the exons ATGTCGGCACAGTACCAGAGATTCCTGAAAGTACTTGAAAAGTGGCCAGCGGAGAAATCAAAAATCGGCAG GGATCTCGGCGAGCAGATTCGCAAGCAGGTGACCAAGCTCACCAGTCTGGAGGGCGGAGCTACGGACAAGGGGCTGGACCGCCAGATCGAAGCTCTGGAGAGGCTTTGCAATAACGTCTACGCCAAGAAGTATCCGCGCACCTACGAATCCACGGCTACCGGACTAACAGCCGCCCAGTGCAGCCAAGTCTTGAGCTCCGAGTTCCTGCAATATCTCAACGAGGGAGCGGGCTCCAAAAAGAAGTAG
- the pug gene encoding C-1-tetrahydrofolate synthase, cytoplasmic isoform X1, translating to MSAQYQRFLKVLEKWPAEKSKIGSGEWKAEPAIKMSGAKIISGTAVAKSIREELRNDVGGFRKQLPNFVPGLRIVQVGGREDSNVYIRMKIKAATEIGIEAAHVQLPRSITEVELLDKINDLNEDPKVHGIIVQMPLDCDTSIDSHRITDAVSPEKDVDGLHTVNEGRLAIGDLGGFLPCTPWGCLELIRRSGVEIAGARAVVLGRSKIVGTPAAELLKWANATVTVCHSKTRNLEEITRTADILVVGIGVAEMVKGSWIKPGAVVIDCGINVKPDASKASGTRLVGDVDYEEALQVAGHLTPVPGGVGPMTVAMLMKNTVRSAARSLERLIRSEWALQPLPLKPLRPVPSDIVIARAQRPKDIAVLAKEIGLQAREVSLYGNKKAKISLSVLERLADKEAGHYVVVAGMTPTPLGEGKTTTLMGLVQALGSHKLRNTIAALRQPSQGPTFGIKGGAAGGGYSQVIPMEEFNLHLTGDIHAVSAANNLLAAQLDTRIFHENTQKDKALYDRLVPKVKGQRTFSPIQLRRLKKLGITKTDPDTLTEEEYGSFARLDIDPETIMWERVVDINDRYLRTITIGQSPTEKGISRETRFSISVASEIMAVLALSRCLEDMKQRLADMVVAFDKRGNPVTADDLGVTGALAVLLKDALEPNLMQSLEGNPVLVHAGPFANIAHGCNSIIADEIGLKLVGKDGFVCTEAGFGSDIGMEKFCNIKCRTSGRKPNAMVLVATVRAIKMHGGGAPVTPGAPLNKQYTEENLELVHKGLPNLLQHIANGKAFGMPVVVSLNAHSADTPAEHELVKKAALEAGAFAAVVSTHWADGGAGAVELADAVIKACEQGNQFRLLYDLELPLVDKMNKIATTMYGAGKVVLSPAAEEKVKRLTEAGFGNLPICMSKVSGSFTGDAKVKGAPKGFTLDVEDVYVSAGAGFVVAMCGEVTKMPGLPTRPAIYDIDLNTETGQIEGLF from the exons ATGTCGGCACAGTACCAGAGATTCCTGAAAGTACTTGAAAAGTGGCCAGCGGAGAAATCAAAAATCGGCAG CGGAGAGTGGAAAGCAGAGCCGGCGATCAAGATGAGCGGGGCCAAGATAATATCGGGCACAGCGGTGGCCAA ATCTATTCGCGAGGAGCTGCGCAACGATGTGGGGGGTTTTAGGAAACAATTGCCAAACTTTGTGCCCGGCTTGAGGATCGTTCAGGTGGGCGGACGTGAGGACTCCAACGTCTACATCCGCATGAAGATCAAGGCGGCTACCGAGATCGGCATCGAAGCCGCCCACGTCCAGCTGCCCCGATCCATCACCGAGGTGGAACTGCTCGATAAG ATTAACGATCTGAACGAGGATCCGAAGGTACATGGTATCATAGTGCAAATGCCCCTGGACTGCGATACTTCCATCGACTCGCATCGTATTACGGACGCCGTTTCTCCGGAAAAGGATGTTGACGGTCTGCACACGGTGAACGAGGGTCGTCTGGCCATTGGTGATCTTGGAGGCTTCCTGCCCTGCACACCGTGGGGCTGCCTGGAGCTCATCCGCCGCTCTGGAGTGGAGATCGCCGGAGCTAGGGCTGTGGTCCTTGGTCGCAGCAAGATCGTGGGCACTCCCGCCGCCGAGCTGCTTAAGTGGGCCAATGCCACCGTCACAGTTTGCCACTCGAAGACCCGCAACCTGGAGGAGATCACCCGAACTGCCGACATTCTAGTGGTTGGAATCGGCGTGGCTGAGATGGTCAAGGGCTCGTGGATAAAGCCAGGAGCCGTGGTCATCGATTGCGGCATCAATGTGAAGCCAG ACGCCAGCAAGGCCAGTGGCACTCGGCTGGTGGGGGACGTGGACTACGAGGAGGCTCTCCAGGTGGCAGGACATCTGACGCCCGTGCCCGGCGGCGTAGGACCCATGACGGTGGCCATGCTGATGAAGAACACCGTGCGATCGGCGGCACGATCCCTGGAGCGTCTGATCAGGAGTGAGTGGGCCCTGCAACCGCTTCCCCTGAAGCCGTTGCGTCCCGTACCCAGCGACATTGTGATTGCCCGTGCCCAAAGACCGAAGGACATTGCCGTGCTGGCCAAGGAGATCGGTTTGCAGGCGCGAGAGGTTTCCCTGTACGGCAACAAGAAGGCCAAGATCTCTCTGTCGGTGCTGGAGCGTCTGGCGGACAAGGAGGCGGGTCACTATGTTGTGGTGGCCGGCATGACACCCACTCCCTTGGGTGAGGGCAAGACAACCACGCTGATGGGCTTGGTCCAGGCTCTGGGATCTCACAAGCTGAGGAACACCATTGCTGCTCTCAGGCAGCCCTCCCAGGGTCCTACTTTCGGCATCAAGGGAGGAGCTGCTGGCGGCGGCTATTCACAGGTGATTCCCATGGAGGAGTTCAATCTCCATCTGACAGGCGACATCCATGCGGTGTCTGCAGCCAATAACTTGCTGGCCGCCCAACTGGACACCCGCATCTTCCACGAGAACACCCAAAAGGATAAGGCACTGTACGATAGATTGGTGCCCAAGGTTAAGGGTCAGCGAACTTTCAGCCCCATTCAGCTGCGCCGCCTCAAGAAACTGGGAATTACCAAGACCGATCCTGATACTCTTACTGAGGAGGAGTACGGATCCTTCGCTCGGCTGGACATCGATCCCGAGACCATCATGTGGGAACGTGTTGTGGACATCAACGATCGTTATCTGCGAACCATTACCATTGGACAATCGCCCACCGAGAAGGGAATCTCTAGGGAAACCCGGTTCTCCATCTCGGTGGCCAGCGAGATCATGGCTGTACTGGCGCTATCCCGTTGCCTGGAGGACATGAAGCAGCGACTGGCTGATATGGTGGTGGCTTTTGACAAACGGGGCAATCCCGTAACCGCTGACGATTTGGGTGTAACTGGTGCTTTAGCCGTCCTGCTCAAGGATGCCCTGGAACCCAACCTGATGCAGTCCCTGGAGGGAAATCCAGTGTTGGTGCACGCTGGTCCCTTTGCCAACATTGCTCACGGTTGCAACTCCATCATCGCCGATGAAATTGGCCTTAAGCTGGTGGGCAAGGATGGATTCGTCTGCACAGAGGCCGGATTCGGTTCGGATATTGGCATGGAGAAGTTCTGCAACATTAAGTGCCGCACATCCGGACGCAAACCGAACGCCATGGTGCTGGTGGCCACCGTTAGGGCCATCAAGATGCACGGAGGCGGAGCACCTGTCACCCCCGGAGCTCCCTTAAATAAGCAGTACACCGAGGAGAACCTGGAGCTCGTCCATAAGGGACTGCCCAATCTGCTGCAGCACATCGCCAACGGCAAGGCCTTCGGCATGCCTGTGGTTGTGAGCCTGAACGCTCATTCGGCGGACACTCCGGCGGAGCACGAGTTGGTCAAGAAGGCCGCTCTGGAGGCTGGTGCCTTCGCCGCCGTGGTCTCCACCCACTGGGCGGACGGAGGAGCCGGAGCCGTGGAGCTGGCCGATGCCGTGATCAAGGCCTGCGAGCAGGGCAACCAGTTCCGACTGCTGTACGATCTGGAACTGCCGCTGGTGGACAAGATGAACAAGATCGCCACGACGATGTACGGTGCTGGAAAGGTGGTGCTCTCGCCGGCGGCCGAGGAGAAAGTCAAGCGGCTCACGGAGGCG GGCTTTGGCAACCTTCCCATCTGCATGTCGAAGGTCTCCGGATCTTTTACGGGTGATGCCAAGGTCAAGGGCGCCCCCAAAGGTTTCACTCTGGACGTAGAGGATGTGTACGTTTCTGCTGGAGCCGGCTTTGTGGTCGCCATGTGCGGCGAGGTCACCAAAATGCCAGGTCTTCCCACCCGTCCGGCCATATATGACATCGATCTGAACACGGAAACCGGACAAATCGAGGGTCTTTTTTAA